In Rhodamnia argentea isolate NSW1041297 chromosome 4, ASM2092103v1, whole genome shotgun sequence, the following proteins share a genomic window:
- the LOC115741054 gene encoding auxin-responsive protein SAUR78: MAKGGKLTKLKSVLKKWNSFGRGSSRAASGPRSNISAVSDDGDASPAISPSGLHPVYVGKSRRRYLIRSAVLRHPLFRELVERSSSSSGADCAPDETAVSVACEVVLFEHLLWMLENADPQPESMDELVEFYAC, from the coding sequence ATGGCCAAAGGTGGCAAGCTCACCAAGCTCAAGTCCGTCCTCAAGAAGTGGAACTCCTTCGGCCGCGGCAGCAGCCGCGCCGCCTCCGGCCCCCGCAGCAACATCTCTGCCGTCTCCGACGACGGCGACGCCTCCCCCGCCATCTCCCCTTCCGGCCTCCACCCCGTCTACGTCGGCAAGTCCCGGCGCCGCTACCTCATCCGCTCCGCTGTCCTCCGCCACCCCCTCTTCCGCGAGCTCGTCGAgcggtcctcctcctcctccggagCCGACTGCGCCCCCGACGAGACGGCCGTCAGCGTAGCCTGCGAGGTGGTCCTGTTTGAGCACCTGCTGTGGATGCTCGAGAACGCCGACCCTCAGCCCGAGTCCATGGACGAGCTCGTCGAGTTCTACGCTTGCTGA